One window of Leptospira yasudae genomic DNA carries:
- a CDS encoding ParA family protein, which yields MKQILCIANQKGGVGKTTTAVHLAFGLALKGERVVLLDLDAQGNATSVFIEGDSPSLNTDEGREKSLYRIFRDGGNPNDVLKPTRIEGLKIGPSHSSLAEVDVMLSGKIDGFFHLRDSLETIKDEFDYAIIDCPPSLSMITLNAFVASTGLLVPLQVSKFSLDGIEAILEAHKNTVKRFNPSLKVLGALLTMFNPRTTLSQTLEPMIEPYLKLFSSRIPPSVSVEEAHMLKQTLFEYQPKGKATKSYQGFVEEVLALG from the coding sequence ATGAAACAGATCCTCTGTATAGCAAACCAGAAAGGCGGAGTCGGCAAAACGACGACCGCGGTTCATCTCGCTTTCGGCCTTGCGCTTAAGGGAGAACGAGTCGTTCTTTTGGATCTGGACGCGCAGGGAAACGCGACTTCCGTTTTTATCGAAGGAGATTCTCCCTCTCTCAATACCGATGAGGGAAGAGAAAAAAGTCTGTATCGAATTTTTAGAGACGGCGGAAATCCAAACGACGTTTTGAAGCCGACTCGAATCGAAGGACTCAAGATCGGGCCTTCTCATTCTTCTCTTGCCGAAGTGGACGTGATGCTTTCCGGAAAGATCGACGGTTTTTTTCACCTTAGGGATTCGTTGGAAACGATCAAAGACGAATTCGATTACGCGATCATCGATTGTCCTCCGAGTCTTTCCATGATAACGCTCAACGCTTTCGTCGCATCCACCGGCTTGCTTGTGCCGTTGCAGGTTTCCAAGTTTTCCTTGGACGGAATCGAAGCGATCTTGGAAGCGCATAAGAATACCGTAAAACGGTTCAATCCTTCCTTAAAAGTTTTGGGTGCGTTGTTGACGATGTTCAACCCGAGAACCACTCTTTCCCAAACTCTCGAACCTATGATCGAACCTTACTTGAAATTATTTTCCTCTAGAATTCCTCCTTCCGTCAGCGTGGAAGAAGCGCATATGTTAAAGCAGACTCTTTTCGAATATCAACCGAAAGGAAAGGCGACTAAATCCTATCAAGGTTTTGTGGAAGAGGTTTTGGCCCTTGGCTAA
- a CDS encoding M23 family metallopeptidase: protein MKRFLLIAVWTAFHLSMEAENNKVINYLVPVKTDQLENKITSTFGESRGDHFHNGMDISSMNESVLAMADGKVLYSRYAEDHPFEDELGTGNSVWLDHGSGNFTAYYHLKDGRISKLLKPDLIKAGDKIGVTGNSGHSSGAHLHFVVLRKHGLEILDPLKFLSPIPDSAVPEISSLLVHVNGKFTNINDGDNINLSKEFPFTVSIVDAGEKKSQRRGITKVQYFLNGEALRSADFGALQYSTSEWKNPDGYSFTSLYHKDQYLIGNLNLKSGENTIKVVAWDFRGNVNERSFTFYVSRL from the coding sequence ATGAAAAGATTTCTCTTAATCGCCGTCTGGACCGCGTTCCATCTGAGCATGGAAGCGGAAAATAATAAAGTAATAAATTATCTTGTCCCCGTCAAAACCGATCAGCTGGAAAACAAAATCACCTCGACTTTCGGGGAATCCAGGGGGGATCACTTTCATAACGGAATGGATATTTCTTCCATGAACGAATCCGTCCTCGCGATGGCCGACGGAAAAGTTTTATACAGTCGTTATGCGGAAGATCATCCTTTTGAAGACGAACTCGGAACCGGAAACTCGGTTTGGTTGGACCACGGTTCCGGGAACTTTACTGCCTATTACCATTTGAAAGACGGCCGAATTTCAAAGCTGTTAAAACCGGATCTGATCAAAGCCGGAGATAAAATCGGAGTTACCGGCAACTCCGGTCACTCAAGCGGAGCACACCTCCACTTTGTTGTACTTCGCAAACACGGATTGGAAATTTTAGACCCTCTTAAATTTCTTTCTCCCATTCCGGATAGCGCCGTTCCCGAGATTTCCAGCCTTCTCGTTCACGTAAACGGGAAGTTTACGAACATCAACGACGGGGACAACATCAATCTTTCCAAAGAATTTCCGTTTACGGTTTCGATCGTCGACGCGGGTGAGAAAAAGTCCCAGAGAAGGGGAATCACCAAGGTTCAATACTTTTTAAACGGAGAAGCGCTTCGCTCGGCGGACTTCGGCGCTTTGCAGTATTCTACTTCCGAATGGAAGAATCCGGACGGTTATTCGTTCACGAGTCTGTATCACAAAGACCAATATTTGATCGGAAATCTGAATTTGAAGTCCGGTGAAAATACGATCAAGGTCGTGGCTTGGGACTTTCGCGGCAACGTGAACGAAAGAAGTTTTACCTTCTACGTTAGTCGTCTTTGA
- the dnaE gene encoding DNA polymerase III subunit alpha: protein MQDFAHLHLHTNYSMLDGAIRIKELMQHVKECGMSSVAMTDHGNMFGAVEFYNEAMKQGIKPIIGSEFYVSPNRKQETEMVKIADGNAYHLILLAKNEEGYKNLIRLSSKSYTEGFYKKARIDYDLLDRHSDGLVCLTACLAGEVNRKILEGKIDESFQLAGKLNEIFRKEDFYMEIQNHGIPEQMTVAKQIYDFGKRTGIPLVVTNDSHFLKKNDQEAQDILLRIGMQKRITDPMEFGFNGEFYVKNRDEMARLFPEIPEALNNTLEISNKVNLKLQFGNYLLPEFEVPDGYDADSYLEKLIWEGIERKYPSLSPEIKDRVVFELNTIKNMKFAGYFLIVQDYINYAKRNGIPVGPGRGSAAGSIVAYALGITNVEPLQHNLLFERFLNPDRKDMPDIDTDFCVERREEVINYIRRRYGEERVGQIITFNSLAAKAALKDVARVLNLPFGEANEMTKAFPNKLGMSIAEALNTSSELKNFSEKDDINHKIFAIAQRLEGNYRQPGRHAAGVVISPYPLEEVVPLSTVAEKERPGSRSIVTQYDKNNLESIGLIKMDILGLKNLTTLDYAIKLIEQRRGIRINLDEISYEDANTYALLRKANTLGIFQLESTGITDLVAKSQVSNFDEIVALIALYRPGPMGEGMLDEYLDRKSGKKQVTYPLPSCEPILKETFGVPVYQEQVMSISRVVGGFSVGDSDMLRKAMAKKKADLMEKLKIQFVEGAVKLGNQEKVAKDLFEQLERFGGYGFNKSHSVAYAIITYQTAYLKANYTIEYLTALLASDHGKTTDIVKYINNAREMGIRILNPDVSESQASFSVIDDTTIRFGLSAMKGVGETAANSIIQARTKIGNFKTLQDFALNIDTRLINKKVFEALIQAGALDSFGYTRKCLFESVDSILTFAQKEQERANEGQFSLFGGAEGSYTLNLPKDAHEWEIDEKLKREKTVAGLYLSGHPLDKYEKQLKSLKTIPIEKFDDLKSGTKVEVAGVIASKNIKLSKRNEEFANFKLEDRTGEIECVAFAKTYQKYKEFIKEDQAIFIKGDLDKIEVGDAELRGQIKVNSIEILDDSTIEEKLEKSLHLRLEERHTEDPELIPKLYALLACYKGESSVYFHIVENQEEKSVIRAHDAYSIQPISELFLRLADLLGDSTVFYSVGEQIKPINRNQVAGNVG from the coding sequence ATGCAGGATTTCGCCCACCTACATCTGCACACAAACTACTCCATGCTCGACGGCGCGATTCGAATCAAAGAATTGATGCAGCACGTCAAGGAATGCGGTATGTCTTCGGTCGCTATGACCGATCACGGAAACATGTTCGGAGCGGTGGAGTTTTACAACGAGGCGATGAAACAGGGAATCAAGCCGATCATCGGCAGCGAATTCTACGTTTCTCCGAACCGCAAACAGGAAACGGAGATGGTAAAGATCGCGGACGGAAACGCGTATCATCTTATCCTTCTCGCAAAAAACGAAGAAGGTTACAAAAATCTAATACGTCTTTCGAGCAAATCCTACACCGAAGGTTTTTACAAAAAAGCGAGAATCGACTACGACCTTCTCGACAGACACAGCGACGGCCTTGTCTGTTTAACGGCTTGTCTTGCGGGAGAAGTGAATCGGAAAATTCTCGAAGGAAAAATCGACGAGTCGTTTCAACTCGCTGGAAAACTGAACGAGATCTTCCGCAAAGAGGATTTCTACATGGAAATCCAAAACCACGGAATCCCCGAGCAGATGACCGTGGCAAAACAAATCTACGACTTCGGAAAAAGAACCGGAATTCCGCTCGTCGTCACGAACGATTCCCACTTCTTAAAAAAGAACGACCAGGAAGCGCAGGATATTCTTCTCCGAATCGGAATGCAGAAACGCATCACCGACCCGATGGAATTCGGCTTCAACGGAGAATTCTACGTCAAGAATCGGGACGAGATGGCGAGACTATTCCCCGAGATTCCGGAAGCGCTCAATAACACATTAGAAATCAGCAATAAAGTAAATTTAAAACTTCAGTTCGGAAATTATCTTCTCCCCGAATTCGAAGTTCCGGACGGATACGACGCGGACTCGTATTTGGAAAAATTGATCTGGGAAGGAATCGAACGAAAGTATCCGAGTCTTTCTCCCGAGATCAAGGATCGCGTCGTTTTCGAACTCAACACGATCAAGAATATGAAGTTTGCCGGTTACTTCTTGATCGTTCAGGATTATATCAACTACGCCAAAAGAAACGGGATTCCGGTCGGACCGGGAAGAGGTTCGGCCGCCGGTTCCATCGTAGCTTATGCGCTCGGAATCACGAACGTAGAACCACTCCAACACAATCTTCTCTTTGAAAGATTCTTAAACCCAGATCGTAAGGACATGCCCGATATCGATACGGATTTCTGCGTGGAAAGACGGGAAGAAGTCATTAATTACATCCGTAGAAGATACGGCGAAGAAAGGGTCGGACAGATCATCACGTTCAACTCTCTGGCTGCAAAGGCCGCGCTCAAGGACGTCGCTCGCGTATTGAATCTTCCGTTCGGTGAAGCGAACGAAATGACGAAGGCGTTTCCGAATAAACTCGGAATGTCCATCGCGGAAGCCTTGAACACTTCTTCGGAGCTGAAAAACTTTTCCGAAAAGGACGATATCAATCATAAGATTTTTGCGATCGCCCAAAGGCTCGAAGGAAACTATCGTCAGCCGGGAAGACACGCCGCGGGCGTTGTGATTTCTCCGTATCCATTGGAAGAAGTCGTTCCTCTTTCCACAGTCGCGGAAAAAGAAAGACCCGGTTCCCGTTCGATCGTAACTCAATACGATAAGAACAACCTCGAAAGCATCGGTTTGATCAAGATGGATATCTTGGGTCTGAAAAACTTAACGACCTTGGATTACGCGATCAAACTTATCGAACAAAGAAGAGGAATTCGAATCAACCTCGACGAGATTTCGTACGAGGACGCGAACACATATGCTTTATTAAGAAAAGCGAATACACTCGGTATCTTCCAGTTAGAATCCACCGGTATCACGGATCTGGTCGCGAAAAGTCAGGTGAGCAATTTTGACGAGATCGTGGCCTTGATCGCGTTGTATCGTCCCGGTCCGATGGGCGAAGGGATGTTGGACGAATATTTGGATCGTAAGTCGGGCAAAAAACAAGTCACCTATCCTCTTCCTTCCTGCGAACCGATTCTGAAGGAAACGTTCGGAGTTCCCGTGTATCAGGAACAGGTGATGAGCATTTCGCGCGTAGTCGGCGGTTTTTCGGTCGGAGATTCCGACATGTTGCGAAAAGCGATGGCGAAGAAGAAAGCCGATCTGATGGAAAAGCTCAAAATCCAGTTCGTGGAAGGTGCGGTTAAATTAGGGAATCAGGAAAAAGTCGCCAAGGATCTCTTCGAACAATTGGAACGTTTCGGTGGTTACGGATTCAACAAATCCCACTCCGTCGCGTACGCAATTATCACGTATCAAACCGCGTATCTCAAAGCGAATTATACGATCGAATATTTGACCGCGCTTCTCGCATCGGATCACGGTAAAACGACCGATATCGTAAAATACATCAACAACGCTCGGGAGATGGGAATTCGAATTCTCAACCCGGATGTTTCCGAATCGCAAGCGTCTTTCAGCGTGATCGACGATACGACGATCCGTTTCGGTCTTTCCGCGATGAAGGGCGTGGGAGAAACCGCGGCCAACAGCATCATTCAAGCAAGAACGAAGATCGGAAATTTTAAGACGTTGCAGGATTTCGCTCTCAACATCGATACGAGGTTGATCAACAAAAAGGTTTTCGAAGCGCTGATTCAAGCCGGCGCTTTAGATTCCTTCGGTTATACTCGAAAATGTCTTTTTGAATCGGTGGATTCGATTCTTACCTTTGCTCAAAAAGAGCAGGAAAGAGCGAACGAAGGTCAGTTCTCCTTGTTCGGAGGCGCGGAAGGTTCTTACACTCTCAATCTTCCGAAAGACGCGCACGAATGGGAGATCGATGAAAAACTCAAACGGGAAAAAACCGTGGCCGGACTTTACTTATCCGGTCACCCTCTTGATAAATACGAGAAACAACTCAAGAGCCTCAAAACGATTCCGATCGAAAAGTTCGACGATCTCAAGTCGGGAACCAAGGTGGAAGTCGCGGGAGTGATCGCATCCAAAAACATCAAACTGAGCAAACGCAACGAAGAATTCGCCAACTTCAAATTGGAAGATCGAACCGGCGAGATCGAATGTGTCGCCTTCGCAAAAACGTATCAGAAATATAAGGAATTCATAAAGGAAGATCAGGCGATCTTCATCAAAGGGGATTTGGATAAGATCGAAGTAGGAGATGCCGAACTACGCGGTCAGATCAAGGTGAACAGCATCGAGATCTTGGACGATTCGACGATCGAAGAAAAACTCGAAAAATCGCTTCACCTTCGTTTGGAAGAAAGGCATACCGAAGATCCGGAACTCATTCCAAAACTCTACGCCCTTCTCGCTTGTTACAAAGGAGAATCCTCCGTTTACTTTCACATCGTGGAAAACCAAGAGGAAAAGAGCGTAATTCGAGCGCACGACGCGTATTCGATTCAACCGATCAGCGAACTCTTTCTCCGATTGGCGGATCTATTGGGCGATAGTACCGTTTTTTATTCCGTCGGAGAACAGATCAAACCGATCAATCGAAACCAAGTCGCGGGCAACGTCGGTTAA
- the gatB gene encoding Asp-tRNA(Asn)/Glu-tRNA(Gln) amidotransferase subunit GatB — MAEFETIIGLEVHAQLNTESKIFSTSATKFGAPPNSQTNPVCLGLPGALPVLNESVLEKAIMAGLAFGCDITLFTKFDRKNYFYPDLPKGYQISQFDKPICTGGGVTYTIKGEESPRFVRLTRIHMEEDAGKLIHSADPNVPQSYVDLNRAGTPLIEIVSEPDMRSSDEAYYYLNSLKAVLKYIRVSDCNMEEGSLRCDANVSIRPKGSDKYGTRVEIKNLNSFKAVKAAIDYEVEWQTEMALEGKTFQQQTKLWDSVANKTVTMRTKEMSHDYRYFPDPDLPVIILQKETVEAVRTRLPELPNERKNRFVEKLGLPKYDAEVLTAEREIADYFEDALKVSGDAKKTSNWVKDEVLGIVNKESITISEFAVSAERIGGLVKLIADGKISGKIAKTVFEELLTSNKDAETIVTEKNLIVVRDDKEIERIVDEAIANNQDAVTKYKSGKDRALGAIVGYVMKVSKGKADPELVNQMLLDKLGPLPPKG; from the coding sequence TTGGCAGAATTTGAAACGATCATCGGGCTGGAAGTTCACGCACAGCTCAACACGGAATCGAAAATATTCTCTACAAGCGCGACCAAATTCGGCGCTCCTCCGAACTCTCAGACCAATCCCGTTTGTTTAGGCTTACCGGGTGCGCTTCCCGTGCTGAACGAATCGGTGCTGGAAAAAGCGATCATGGCCGGACTCGCGTTCGGATGCGACATCACTCTGTTTACGAAATTCGATCGTAAGAATTATTTTTATCCCGATCTTCCCAAAGGGTATCAGATCTCCCAGTTCGACAAACCGATCTGCACCGGAGGCGGGGTCACCTACACAATCAAAGGGGAAGAATCACCCCGCTTCGTTCGTCTCACTCGAATCCACATGGAGGAAGACGCGGGAAAGCTGATTCATTCCGCCGATCCGAACGTTCCCCAATCCTATGTCGATTTAAACCGAGCGGGAACTCCATTGATCGAGATCGTTTCGGAACCGGACATGCGTTCTTCGGATGAAGCGTATTATTATCTCAACTCCTTAAAAGCCGTTTTGAAATACATCCGCGTTTCCGATTGCAACATGGAAGAAGGTTCTCTTCGTTGCGACGCGAACGTTTCGATCCGTCCCAAAGGTTCGGATAAATATGGAACCAGAGTGGAGATCAAAAACCTTAACTCGTTTAAAGCGGTAAAGGCGGCGATCGATTACGAGGTCGAATGGCAAACCGAAATGGCGCTGGAAGGAAAAACCTTTCAACAACAGACCAAACTCTGGGATTCCGTCGCAAACAAAACTGTGACGATGAGAACCAAAGAGATGAGCCACGACTATCGTTACTTTCCCGATCCGGATCTTCCGGTAATCATTCTTCAAAAAGAAACGGTGGAAGCGGTTCGCACAAGATTGCCCGAACTTCCGAACGAAAGAAAGAATCGTTTCGTGGAAAAACTCGGACTTCCGAAATACGACGCCGAAGTTTTAACCGCGGAACGGGAAATCGCGGACTACTTCGAAGACGCCTTGAAAGTTTCGGGCGATGCGAAGAAAACCTCCAACTGGGTCAAAGACGAAGTTCTCGGAATCGTAAACAAAGAAAGCATTACAATATCAGAATTTGCTGTTTCTGCGGAGCGCATCGGCGGACTCGTTAAATTGATCGCGGACGGAAAAATTTCCGGTAAGATCGCGAAAACCGTTTTCGAAGAACTTCTTACTTCGAACAAAGACGCGGAAACGATCGTCACCGAAAAAAATCTGATCGTAGTTCGGGACGATAAGGAAATCGAAAGAATCGTAGACGAAGCGATCGCGAACAATCAGGACGCTGTGACCAAATACAAGAGCGGAAAAGATCGTGCGTTAGGCGCCATCGTAGGTTATGTGATGAAGGTTTCCAAAGGAAAAGCCGATCCCGAACTCGTCAATCAGATGCTTTTGGATAAACTCGGACCGCTTCCGCCGAAAGGTTAA
- a CDS encoding toxin-antitoxin system YwqK family antitoxin yields the protein MNLESEFSLKSAPASVLKTSLERAPSFLKGFVWFICALSLFVSCVKEPIPANIPAGAKFQKEFNAYVLTEPGRRRIYYDNGKIYQDCSINELGLENGLCRFYSKYEDRILAKGNFENGVRRGEWTWNFDNGNLYIRQNYGKGQRKPEVMMSGDEGNEDGLYERFYENGQVELKGSYTEGYRNNLWQKYFPDGELEYTGYYKNGRKVRTWFYYYPTHKTEAIEVFDDNGGFLSRTTYLPDGTINCEIKKGSDTVCQSLTSVKK from the coding sequence ATGAACTTAGAATCTGAATTCTCCTTGAAAAGTGCGCCCGCATCCGTTTTGAAAACTTCGCTCGAAAGAGCTCCTTCGTTTTTGAAAGGATTCGTTTGGTTTATCTGTGCGCTTTCCTTGTTTGTTTCCTGCGTAAAGGAACCGATTCCAGCCAACATTCCCGCGGGCGCTAAGTTTCAAAAAGAATTCAACGCATACGTTCTTACCGAGCCCGGAAGAAGACGCATTTACTACGATAACGGAAAGATTTACCAAGACTGCTCCATCAACGAACTCGGATTGGAAAATGGACTCTGCCGCTTCTATTCCAAATACGAGGATCGTATATTAGCAAAAGGGAATTTTGAAAACGGGGTTCGCAGAGGAGAATGGACTTGGAACTTCGACAACGGCAACTTGTATATCCGTCAAAACTACGGAAAAGGCCAGCGTAAACCCGAAGTGATGATGAGCGGAGACGAAGGAAACGAGGACGGTCTCTACGAAAGATTCTACGAGAACGGACAAGTCGAACTCAAAGGAAGTTATACGGAAGGTTATCGAAATAATCTTTGGCAGAAATACTTTCCGGACGGCGAACTCGAATACACCGGTTATTATAAAAACGGCAGAAAGGTCAGGACCTGGTTTTATTATTATCCGACTCATAAAACCGAGGCGATCGAAGTCTTCGACGATAACGGCGGCTTTCTTTCAAGAACGACGTATCTTCCCGACGGAACGATCAACTGTGAAATCAAAAAAGGTTCGGATACAGTTTGTCAGTCCTTGACTTCCGTTAAAAAATAA
- a CDS encoding RNA polymerase sigma factor has translation MNLSKDKTLDLVSRCGDGEEEALKQFFEIYSEDIYNFPMKIFHLSEDDAGDFFIYAFERLKTGSRFGSFKGKSSFRTWFYSVLRNMLIDWQRTKRELKVTNLGKISKEGKEYATIEDEPDNRPEMQEEASELSDRFNQALQEIGVDKRVIFKLSYIYYLNLNEDEVQYLLEKTGLSPDALKEKILHLRSELSNREEENIRMEDKITSLYLNILDLKEKQQNTAKIAPILPMEVDKTSHALKKKYEQRKKLLEKKKKGHFLARTPYREVADLIGISEGNVSVTLLRLIEKIQKKLDFSDLDF, from the coding sequence ATGAATTTGTCAAAAGATAAAACCCTGGATCTGGTTTCTCGCTGTGGAGACGGAGAAGAAGAAGCTCTTAAACAATTCTTCGAAATCTATTCGGAAGATATCTACAATTTCCCGATGAAGATCTTTCATCTGAGCGAAGACGACGCGGGTGATTTTTTTATCTATGCGTTCGAAAGGCTGAAAACCGGTTCCCGCTTCGGCAGCTTTAAGGGAAAATCCAGTTTCAGAACTTGGTTTTATTCGGTCCTCAGAAACATGCTGATCGATTGGCAAAGAACCAAACGGGAACTCAAGGTCACCAATTTAGGAAAGATCAGCAAAGAAGGAAAAGAATACGCGACCATCGAGGACGAACCCGACAACCGTCCGGAAATGCAGGAAGAAGCGAGCGAACTTTCCGATCGATTCAACCAAGCCTTGCAGGAAATCGGAGTCGATAAACGGGTTATTTTCAAACTCTCTTATATTTATTATCTCAACTTAAACGAAGACGAAGTTCAGTATCTTTTGGAAAAAACCGGATTATCCCCGGATGCGCTGAAAGAAAAAATTCTTCATTTGCGGTCGGAACTTTCCAATCGGGAAGAAGAGAATATTAGAATGGAAGACAAAATTACGTCTCTTTATTTGAACATTCTCGACTTAAAGGAAAAACAGCAAAACACCGCGAAAATCGCACCGATTCTCCCGATGGAAGTGGATAAAACGTCTCATGCCTTAAAGAAAAAATACGAACAGCGCAAGAAGCTATTGGAAAAGAAGAAGAAAGGCCATTTTCTCGCACGAACTCCTTACCGCGAAGTCGCCGACCTAATCGGGATTTCGGAAGGAAACGTAAGCGTGACGCTTCTGCGTTTAATTGAAAAAATTCAGAAAAAGCTAGATTTTAGTGATTTGGATTTCTAA